One genomic segment of Hordeum vulgare subsp. vulgare chromosome 2H, MorexV3_pseudomolecules_assembly, whole genome shotgun sequence includes these proteins:
- the LOC123430901 gene encoding cyclin-P1-1, translating into MGDVAVAVAAGGLSSPPTPTPPELNMVAHAVERLVARNDALLLLAHAEQGSGEGVTAMAAFEGTGPPRIGVAQYLERVHRYAALEPECYVVAYAYVDRAAHRRPAAAVASRNVHRLLLACLLVASKVLDDFHHDNAFFARVGGVSNAEMNKLELELLGVLDFEVMLSRRLYDLYRAHLHKQQADDHHDTSNKPDQEPLRVDGGEEDHDDDRITRLPDGVLRYDWSQQAPAANGARRHSSSQAPSRYS; encoded by the exons ATGGGTGACGTGGCCGTGGCCGTGGCCGCGGGCGGGCTCTCCTCCCCGCCGACCCCGACGCCGCCGGAGCTGAACATGGTGGCGCACGCCGTGGAGCGGCTTGTGGCGCGGAACGACGCCCTGCTGCTGCTGGCCCACGCGGAGCAGGGCAGCGGCGAGGGGGTCACCGCCATGGCGGCGTTCGAGGGCACGGGCCCGCCGCGGATCGGCGTGGCGCAGTACCTGGAGCGGGTGCACCGGTACGCGGCGCTGGAGCCCGAGTGCTACGTCGTGGCCTACGCGTACGTCGACCGGGCCGCGCACCGCCGCCCGGCGGCCGCCGTCGCGTCCCGGAACGTGCACCGGCTGCTCCTCGCATGCCTCCTCGTCGCCTCCAAGGTCCTGGACGACTT CCACCACGACAACGCCTTCTTCGCGCGCGTGGGCGGGGTGAGCAACGCGGAGATGAACAAGCTGGAGCTGGAGCTCCTCGGCGTGCTCGACTTCGAGGTCATGCTCAGCCGCCGCCTCTACGACCTCTACCGAGCGCACCTCCACAAGCAGCAGGCCGACGACCACCACGACACGTCCAACAAGCCGGATCAGGAGCCCTTGAgggtcgacggcggcgaggaggaccacGATGATGACCGGATCACGCGGCTGCCCGACGGCGTCTTGCGGTACGACTGGAGCCAGCAGGCACCGGCGGCGAATGGCGCGCGGCGGCACTCGTCGTCGCAGGCACCGTCGCGGTACTCCTAG